One window from the genome of Paenibacillus azoreducens encodes:
- a CDS encoding S-layer homology domain-containing protein translates to MKKVILSTLTVVTLVAGSLSLVQPKAEASFVDGGKDMVNTKTTTSNTIQKFKDVPATHWAASAIAAAVQDGYLKGYTDGSFKPSAPITKAEMATILGRLTNQPVASGNTANFTDIPAWAQDGVKAAVEKGFIDPSKYSGKLDANTALTRGEMATWLAQGLAAVNPDYKAALSEVTNTVIPAKEYFTGGIQTEQKNAVAVTMGTGLMSVDSDKTFGVNRTTTRAEVATLIARYTAVAKKQPSDFQGLQELRAVGLTGTNLKVIAPSYEMLPIDKLPTGYDASKLTDDFSKIRNKELVTVTNYATIKVKNWIIVNPYVKGDSRSIYYPVFVDEGDTLLHGAFFSFAEFDLTSKSSSLSDVQAGSLISSPSINALSSPRSKAFREYSLPHTNDITKARGVFTVSNPHYWGQGLLHFDQSLIPYVELKTKDGFEFWVRPKK, encoded by the coding sequence ATGAAAAAGGTTATTCTTTCTACTTTGACCGTAGTAACTCTTGTTGCAGGAAGCCTTTCGCTTGTTCAACCAAAGGCAGAAGCGAGTTTTGTAGATGGTGGAAAAGATATGGTTAATACTAAAACAACTACAAGCAACACTATTCAAAAATTTAAAGATGTACCAGCTACACATTGGGCTGCCTCAGCTATTGCAGCTGCTGTTCAAGACGGTTATCTCAAAGGCTATACAGATGGATCTTTCAAACCAAGCGCACCAATAACAAAGGCAGAAATGGCCACAATCTTAGGACGGTTAACAAATCAACCTGTTGCATCAGGAAATACTGCAAATTTCACAGACATCCCAGCTTGGGCGCAGGATGGAGTTAAAGCTGCTGTTGAAAAAGGATTTATTGATCCATCCAAGTATTCCGGAAAACTGGACGCTAACACAGCTCTTACTCGTGGTGAAATGGCAACATGGCTGGCACAAGGACTTGCGGCAGTCAATCCGGACTATAAAGCCGCACTGTCAGAAGTAACCAATACAGTGATCCCTGCGAAAGAATACTTCACTGGCGGTATTCAAACTGAACAAAAAAATGCGGTTGCGGTGACAATGGGAACCGGCCTGATGAGTGTTGATAGCGACAAAACCTTTGGAGTTAATCGGACGACCACACGGGCAGAAGTGGCGACTTTAATTGCACGATATACTGCTGTTGCTAAGAAACAACCAAGTGATTTTCAAGGGTTACAGGAATTACGGGCTGTTGGACTTACAGGAACTAACTTGAAGGTTATTGCTCCTTCTTATGAAATGCTCCCTATAGATAAACTACCTACGGGATATGACGCCAGTAAATTAACTGATGACTTTTCTAAGATTCGGAATAAGGAACTAGTTACAGTTACAAATTATGCAACCATTAAGGTGAAAAACTGGATTATTGTGAATCCGTATGTCAAAGGGGATAGCCGCAGTATTTACTACCCAGTTTTTGTCGATGAAGGAGATACGCTATTACATGGGGCCTTTTTCTCCTTTGCAGAATTTGATTTAACAAGTAAAAGTTCTTCATTGTCAGATGTACAAGCAGGGAGCTTAATAAGTTCACCAAGTATTAATGCTCTTTCATCACCAAGATCCAAGGCTTTTAGAGAATACTCCTTACCACATACAAATGATATTACAAAAGCCAGGGGAGTGTTTACGGTCAGCAATCCACATTATTGGGGTCAAGGGCTTCTACATTTCGACCAATCTCTAATACCATATGTAGAGCTTAAAACTAAGGACGGTTTTGAATTTTGGGTGAGACCAAAAAAATAA
- the yhbH gene encoding sporulation protein YhbH translates to MHSDDHSLFVVSKEDWSLHRKGYQDQVRHQEKVKEMIKQNLPDLITEESIIMSDGKQIIKVPIRSLDEYRFIYNFQKQKHVGQGDGDSQVGDVLGRDPVPKPGKGEKAGDQPGYDIMEAEISMEDLENMLFDDMELPFMKPKEQQDVETESITFNDIRKKGMQSNIDKKRTILENLRRNATTGNPGIHHISPDDLRYKTWEEIVVPHSSAVIIAMMDTSGSMGSFEKYCARSFFFWMTRFLRRQYEKVDIVFLAHHTEAKEVSEEDFFTRGESGGTICSSAYQKALEIIDRRYPPSKYNIYPFHFSDGDNLTSDNERCVRLIGELLKVSNMFGYGEVNQYNRSSTLMSAYRNIKMDQFMYYVIKEKGEVYEALRTFFRKQDTPLN, encoded by the coding sequence ATGCATTCTGACGATCATTCGCTGTTTGTCGTATCCAAAGAAGACTGGTCGCTGCACCGCAAAGGATACCAGGATCAAGTCCGCCATCAGGAAAAAGTGAAGGAAATGATTAAACAGAACCTGCCCGATCTCATTACGGAAGAAAGCATTATCATGTCGGACGGTAAACAAATCATCAAGGTCCCCATCCGGAGCCTGGACGAATACCGTTTTATTTATAACTTCCAAAAGCAAAAGCATGTAGGGCAAGGGGATGGAGACAGCCAGGTAGGGGATGTGCTCGGACGTGATCCGGTGCCAAAGCCCGGTAAAGGCGAAAAAGCCGGCGATCAGCCGGGATACGATATTATGGAAGCCGAAATCAGCATGGAAGATCTGGAAAACATGCTTTTTGACGATATGGAGCTCCCCTTCATGAAACCCAAAGAGCAGCAGGACGTGGAGACAGAATCCATTACCTTCAACGATATCCGTAAAAAGGGCATGCAGTCCAACATCGATAAAAAACGGACGATTCTGGAGAACCTGCGCCGCAACGCCACCACCGGCAATCCCGGCATTCACCACATCAGCCCCGATGATCTGCGCTACAAAACCTGGGAGGAAATCGTGGTGCCCCATTCCAGCGCCGTCATTATCGCCATGATGGACACCTCAGGTTCGATGGGTTCGTTCGAAAAATATTGCGCGCGCAGCTTTTTTTTCTGGATGACCCGTTTCCTGCGGCGGCAATATGAAAAGGTTGATATCGTCTTTTTGGCACATCATACCGAAGCGAAAGAAGTATCCGAGGAAGATTTTTTCACGAGAGGCGAAAGCGGCGGCACCATCTGCTCATCCGCTTACCAAAAAGCGCTTGAAATCATCGACCGCAGATACCCGCCATCCAAGTACAATATTTATCCATTCCATTTCTCTGACGGCGACAATCTGACCTCGGATAACGAACGCTGCGTGCGCCTGATCGGGGAACTGCTTAAGGTAAGCAATATGTTCGGATATGGAGAGGTCAATCAATACAACCGCAGCAGCACGCTCATGTCGGCATACCGCAATATTAAAATGGATCAGTTTATGTATTATGTCATCAAGGAAAAAGGTGAAGTTTACGAGGCTTTGCGTACATTTTTCCGTAAACAAGACACCCCGCTTAACTAA
- a CDS encoding NADAR family protein has translation MYSIHELRQQFQKGKRLKYIFFWGHQPAANGSINKSCFSQWWPCKFTVEGVLYSSAEQYMMAGKARLFGDEEILRQILAAKHPKQAKDLGRKVRGFDQKVWEEEGYNIVVRGNLAKFSQNEDLSSFLLGTRNRVLVEASPVDSIWGVGLAADDDRIENPLLWKGTNLLGFALMEVRDQLMNKKEGIGIG, from the coding sequence ATGTATTCCATTCATGAATTAAGGCAGCAGTTTCAAAAAGGAAAAAGGTTGAAATATATATTTTTCTGGGGTCATCAGCCTGCCGCGAACGGCAGTATTAACAAAAGCTGTTTCAGCCAATGGTGGCCATGCAAGTTCACCGTCGAAGGCGTGCTTTACAGCAGTGCCGAACAATATATGATGGCCGGGAAGGCCAGACTTTTTGGCGACGAGGAGATTTTGCGGCAGATTTTGGCGGCGAAACATCCAAAGCAGGCCAAAGACCTTGGCCGGAAAGTAAGAGGTTTTGATCAAAAGGTATGGGAGGAAGAAGGTTATAACATCGTCGTGCGCGGCAATCTGGCGAAATTTTCCCAAAATGAAGATCTGAGCAGCTTTTTGCTCGGTACCCGAAACAGGGTACTGGTAGAAGCAAGCCCCGTCGACAGCATATGGGGAGTTGGGCTAGCGGCCGATGACGACAGAATCGAAAATCCGCTGCTGTGGAAAGGAACCAACCTGCTCGGATTTGCTTTAATGGAAGTCCGGGATCAACTGATGAATAAAAAAGAGGGAATAGGCATCGGTTAA
- a CDS encoding Gfo/Idh/MocA family protein translates to MKKLTAVILGAGSRGRLIYGPYAEKFPNELQIVAVAEPNEERRNQFAAVHNIAPEHVYSTWEPVFEQGRIADVMIISTLDRLHYVPAMKAMELGYHVLLEKPMSPSKDECVELEQASHEFKRLLVVSHVLRYSPFWSGIKKWIEAGELGNIATIQLTENVGYEHMTHSYVRGNWRKSEETSPMILAKSCHDLDIISWLMDQPCTHVSSYGSLLHFRSENAPEGSTDRCINGCEVEKECAFSALKMYMQPPEHPWARYMHINDLSQESILKALEEGPFGRCVYRCDNNVVDHQVVNMEFENGANASFIMSGLTQSGSRRVQIMGTQGEIIGDMDKGSYTLYRYVTGEKVEIDCNVAGDGHGGGDERMISSFLRDVRNFEKNPSKGLTSATASLQSHLMAFAAEQSRLNSGQSIKLADMITKRKVEV, encoded by the coding sequence ATGAAAAAATTAACAGCAGTAATATTGGGTGCCGGCAGCAGAGGTCGGCTTATTTATGGACCTTATGCGGAGAAATTTCCGAATGAATTACAAATTGTCGCTGTCGCGGAGCCTAATGAAGAACGAAGAAATCAGTTCGCGGCTGTTCATAACATTGCGCCGGAGCATGTCTACAGCACATGGGAACCGGTATTTGAGCAGGGGCGTATTGCCGATGTGATGATTATCAGCACATTGGATCGTCTTCATTACGTGCCTGCCATGAAAGCGATGGAGCTGGGTTATCATGTATTGCTTGAGAAGCCGATGTCTCCATCAAAGGATGAATGTGTTGAGCTGGAACAAGCTTCGCATGAATTCAAGCGATTGCTAGTCGTTAGCCACGTTCTGCGCTATTCCCCATTCTGGTCAGGGATTAAGAAATGGATTGAGGCGGGCGAGCTTGGCAACATTGCAACGATTCAATTGACCGAAAATGTCGGTTATGAACATATGACGCATAGTTATGTGCGCGGGAATTGGCGCAAATCGGAAGAGACAAGTCCGATGATTCTAGCAAAATCCTGTCATGACTTGGATATTATCTCCTGGTTGATGGATCAACCATGTACTCATGTGAGTTCCTACGGATCGCTGCTTCATTTCCGTTCGGAGAATGCTCCGGAAGGCTCTACAGATCGTTGTATCAACGGATGTGAAGTGGAGAAGGAATGTGCATTTTCTGCGCTTAAAATGTACATGCAGCCGCCGGAGCACCCTTGGGCGCGTTATATGCATATCAATGACCTTTCACAAGAAAGCATCTTAAAAGCGCTTGAAGAAGGACCGTTTGGACGCTGTGTCTATCGCTGCGATAACAATGTGGTCGACCATCAGGTCGTGAACATGGAATTCGAAAACGGCGCGAATGCTTCGTTTATCATGTCGGGTCTCACGCAGAGCGGATCTCGCAGAGTTCAAATCATGGGTACGCAGGGCGAAATCATCGGGGATATGGATAAAGGCAGCTATACTTTATACCGTTATGTTACCGGCGAGAAGGTGGAGATTGATTGCAACGTAGCAGGAGACGGTCACGGTGGCGGTGACGAGCGGATGATTAGCTCTTTCCTGCGGGATGTCCGCAATTTCGAAAAGAACCCTTCCAAAGGTTTAACTTCGGCAACAGCTTCGCTGCAGAGCCATCTGATGGCCTTTGCGGCAGAGCAATCCCGGTTGAACAGCGGCCAGTCGATTAAGCTGGCGGATATGATAACGAAACGTAAGGTAGAAGTATAA
- a CDS encoding response regulator codes for MYRLLIVDDLPIIVDGLLELFEQTVHLPLHVMKAYSGEEALEILKNNKIDIVISDIKMPGIEGIELLQKISAQWPSCKVIFLTGYNDFHYARSAITYGGFEYILKVESDEKIIKSVERAIAKIEEEQDQQQMIARAHKKMNQALPSLQKEYMWGLFQGKQTTECQLRQVFHEVGIPLDAEMPVYMLLGRVDAWKEMFTTPDKALLTYAYQNITDEYLSEHVRYFSFVYDLSRIVWLIQPKGDMAATSGSLEWSKAYRYTRDTLECVQGTCKKLLGLSVSFVLGSEQTAWSHVSDRFHSIKYCFVYGHGLTSGVILSDTEMKGNDNQEAGSRQDFFYHTRVQFLMTCLENNHKEQFYKQYAELTAIWNDPLTPYERKTELYHSLSAVFLSYINKNHDIRDYVNTLLDLDPLFQPNDNTSWPDLTQYFYQMASCLFDWNDSSRTQMPAEVIQKVHRYIEENIANDISLNALADYVGLNPSYFSRLYKQITGISLSKYVNDYRNLIAKEMLLNTSMKVNEIAAALGYNSALAFIRFFKKQNEMTPQEYRMVRSGS; via the coding sequence ATGTACAGACTTCTAATCGTCGATGATCTGCCTATTATCGTCGATGGTCTTCTTGAGCTGTTTGAGCAGACCGTTCATTTGCCGCTTCATGTCATGAAAGCCTATTCAGGAGAAGAGGCTTTGGAGATTTTGAAGAATAATAAGATTGATATCGTGATCTCGGACATTAAGATGCCTGGTATTGAAGGCATTGAGCTGCTTCAAAAAATTAGTGCCCAGTGGCCGTCGTGTAAAGTCATATTCTTAACGGGCTATAATGATTTTCATTACGCTAGAAGCGCGATTACGTATGGTGGCTTCGAATATATACTTAAAGTCGAGAGCGATGAGAAAATTATAAAGTCCGTCGAGCGGGCGATTGCCAAAATTGAAGAAGAGCAGGACCAGCAGCAGATGATCGCAAGAGCGCATAAAAAGATGAATCAGGCGCTGCCTTCGCTGCAGAAAGAGTATATGTGGGGGTTATTCCAAGGCAAACAGACCACGGAGTGCCAGCTTCGGCAAGTATTCCATGAAGTCGGTATTCCCTTGGATGCGGAAATGCCTGTCTATATGCTGCTTGGCAGAGTGGATGCTTGGAAAGAAATGTTCACGACACCGGATAAAGCGCTGTTAACCTATGCATATCAAAATATTACGGATGAGTACTTGTCGGAGCATGTCCGCTATTTTTCCTTCGTGTATGATCTATCTCGCATTGTTTGGTTGATTCAACCGAAAGGAGATATGGCTGCCACCTCGGGTTCTTTAGAGTGGTCCAAAGCCTACCGGTATACGAGAGATACTCTTGAATGTGTGCAGGGAACATGTAAGAAGCTGCTGGGGCTTTCTGTTTCCTTCGTTCTTGGCTCGGAACAAACGGCATGGAGCCATGTATCCGATCGATTCCATTCGATTAAATATTGCTTCGTGTATGGCCACGGTTTAACGAGCGGAGTAATTCTCAGCGATACCGAGATGAAAGGCAACGATAACCAAGAAGCCGGAAGCCGACAAGATTTCTTCTATCATACGAGGGTTCAGTTCCTGATGACTTGTCTTGAGAACAATCACAAAGAGCAGTTCTACAAGCAATACGCTGAATTGACTGCTATTTGGAACGACCCGCTGACACCTTACGAGCGCAAAACCGAATTGTATCATTCGCTCTCAGCGGTGTTCCTATCGTATATCAATAAAAATCATGATATTCGCGATTACGTGAATACGCTGCTCGATTTGGATCCTTTGTTCCAGCCTAACGACAATACTTCTTGGCCGGATCTTACGCAATACTTTTACCAGATGGCATCTTGTCTCTTCGATTGGAATGATTCGAGCAGGACGCAGATGCCGGCGGAAGTGATTCAAAAAGTACATCGTTATATTGAGGAGAATATCGCGAACGATATTTCCCTAAATGCGCTGGCAGATTACGTAGGCTTGAATCCTTCTTACTTCTCAAGGCTGTACAAACAAATAACCGGCATTAGTCTATCGAAATATGTGAATGATTACCGGAATCTGATCGCCAAGGAAATGCTGCTGAATACGTCGATGAAGGTCAATGAAATTGCGGCTGCGCTCGGTTATAATTCCGCGCTGGCCTTCATTCGTTTTTTCAAGAAGCAGAACGAAATGACGCCGCAAGAATATCGGATGGTGCGTTCGGGTTCGTAA
- a CDS encoding sensor histidine kinase, whose protein sequence is MKIRFFLHDSSIFKKIMAAFLAALLPLMMITWLINEKGSNNIRTEISKSILNMTRFYLDSLDKEADRISRYLPNYVMDNDLMEIATTGTAMSYYDRSRKILDIQRRLDLMKNSSPFIQEARAYVPLLERTILSSKYETSINEQEFKAMQQSAKLYEEPFVNWNGRIFITMQYPATSVKNPIYVVAVELSKTKIQEILTQISGVEGAQSVLLNLDRGWEAQSGKDSLLLERMKAFAIDKRDVKSGEGYETLNFDGKRYLTVYKYSKLWNSYSITCIPEANVLGPLQMYRMWFWVACILSVCIVLFFSYFLLKLIYRPLMKLVHSFRRMRQNMLEPITIDRGADEFGYLYQAFNDTVKSLRTLIEENYEQQIRNQRSELKRLQSQINPHFLYNCFFVLCRLIKSENQKEKAYQFCLYIGQYFQFITRNDEDDIPLELEVNHSRTYVDMQTICYGDRIQVRFEGEVPDLSVPRLILQPIIENAYEHAFGNMIQTGELWVHSKLHDNVFSIYVEDNGRGITDEEIEQLQTRLRQSQSRMEETTGIINVHRRIQLRYGEEYGITMSRSKLGGLQVGINLSTS, encoded by the coding sequence GCGGCCTTGTTGCCGCTTATGATGATTACCTGGCTGATTAATGAAAAAGGTTCGAATAATATCCGGACGGAAATTTCGAAGTCTATTCTGAACATGACACGCTTCTACCTGGATTCACTGGATAAGGAAGCGGACCGGATCAGCCGATATCTGCCGAACTATGTGATGGATAATGATTTAATGGAAATCGCGACGACAGGCACGGCGATGAGTTATTACGACCGTTCACGAAAAATATTAGACATTCAGAGACGGCTCGATCTAATGAAGAATTCAAGCCCGTTTATTCAAGAAGCAAGGGCCTATGTGCCATTGCTTGAACGAACCATTCTAAGTTCGAAATATGAAACATCCATTAACGAACAGGAATTTAAAGCGATGCAGCAAAGCGCCAAATTATATGAAGAGCCGTTTGTGAACTGGAATGGCCGGATATTTATTACGATGCAGTACCCGGCCACTTCGGTGAAGAATCCGATTTATGTCGTGGCGGTTGAGTTATCTAAGACGAAAATTCAGGAAATTCTGACGCAGATCAGCGGCGTAGAGGGCGCGCAAAGCGTATTGCTTAATTTGGATCGCGGATGGGAAGCGCAGAGCGGTAAGGACTCGCTGCTGCTGGAACGTATGAAGGCCTTTGCCATCGATAAGCGGGATGTGAAGTCTGGAGAAGGCTATGAGACGCTTAATTTCGATGGAAAGCGCTATCTTACCGTCTATAAATATTCGAAGTTATGGAATTCTTACTCGATTACATGCATTCCCGAAGCCAACGTGTTAGGACCGCTGCAAATGTATCGGATGTGGTTCTGGGTGGCCTGCATTCTTTCGGTATGCATTGTGCTCTTCTTCTCTTATTTTCTATTAAAACTGATCTACCGTCCGCTCATGAAGCTTGTTCATTCCTTCCGGCGTATGCGGCAGAACATGCTGGAGCCGATTACGATTGACCGCGGAGCAGACGAGTTCGGTTATTTGTATCAAGCTTTTAACGATACGGTTAAATCCTTGCGAACACTCATTGAGGAAAATTATGAACAGCAAATTCGCAATCAACGCTCGGAACTTAAACGATTGCAGTCGCAGATTAATCCTCATTTTCTATATAACTGCTTTTTCGTATTATGCCGATTAATCAAGTCGGAGAATCAGAAGGAGAAGGCTTACCAGTTTTGTCTCTATATCGGTCAATATTTTCAATTTATTACCCGCAATGACGAGGATGACATTCCATTAGAACTTGAAGTGAATCATTCCCGCACCTATGTGGATATGCAGACGATTTGTTACGGGGACCGGATCCAAGTCCGATTTGAAGGAGAAGTACCGGATTTATCCGTTCCACGGCTTATTTTGCAACCGATTATTGAGAATGCTTACGAACATGCCTTTGGCAATATGATACAAACGGGTGAGCTATGGGTTCACAGTAAACTTCACGATAATGTATTCTCAATTTATGTAGAAGATAACGGCCGAGGCATTACCGATGAAGAAATCGAACAACTTCAGACGCGGCTGCGGCAATCGCAGAGCCGAATGGAAGAGACGACCGGTATCATAAATGTCCATCGCAGAATCCAATTGCGTTACGGCGAGGAATATGGCATAACCATGTCACGATCTAAACTTGGCGGGCTTCAAGTTGGAATTAATCTGAGCACAAGCTAA